A single window of Meiothermus sp. DNA harbors:
- the serS gene encoding serine--tRNA ligase: MLDLKFIRENPEIVRRAIEVKGVNLDLDELLALDAQVTQLRRRTEQLQAERNANAKAASKAKPEERAALIERGKEIGRQLALLEPELRELEARLKNLLYLTPTIPWEGAPVGPDDSFNVETRVHGNPRIFLFEPLDHVALIEKNGWGDFERAAKVSGSRSYILRGDLMIYEQALLRFALDRMIQAGFTPLSVPSLTKEEALYGHGQFPTARDQVYEVNGGEAYLAGTAEVLLNYLHAGEILPEGEVPKTYCALSPCFRSEAGSAGRDVRGLMRVHQFNKVEQYVLCRADLEESKKWFDTLLSISESILQALELPYRVLEVSTGDMGLGKYRQVDLETWVPSENRYRETHSCSALLDWQARRANLRYREAGKVRYAYTLNNTALATPRILVMLLENHQNEDGTVNVPKAVQPYFGKEKLEPTP; this comes from the coding sequence ATGCTAGACCTCAAATTCATCCGAGAGAACCCCGAAATTGTCCGCCGTGCCATCGAAGTAAAGGGCGTAAACCTCGACCTTGACGAGCTGCTGGCCCTCGATGCGCAGGTCACGCAGCTCCGGCGAAGAACCGAGCAGCTCCAGGCCGAGCGCAACGCCAATGCCAAGGCTGCCAGCAAGGCCAAGCCGGAAGAACGCGCGGCCCTGATCGAGAGAGGCAAGGAGATTGGGCGTCAGTTGGCCCTTCTGGAACCAGAACTACGAGAGCTAGAAGCCCGCCTCAAAAACCTGCTCTACCTCACCCCCACCATTCCCTGGGAGGGTGCGCCGGTCGGCCCCGACGACTCGTTTAATGTCGAAACCCGCGTCCACGGCAACCCCCGCATCTTCCTCTTCGAGCCCCTCGACCATGTTGCGCTGATCGAGAAAAACGGCTGGGGCGATTTTGAACGAGCGGCCAAGGTCTCGGGTTCGCGTTCGTACATCCTGCGGGGCGACCTGATGATCTACGAACAGGCCCTGCTGCGCTTTGCCCTCGACCGAATGATTCAGGCCGGCTTCACCCCCCTGAGCGTACCTAGCCTGACCAAAGAAGAAGCCCTCTACGGCCACGGGCAGTTCCCCACAGCCCGCGACCAGGTCTACGAGGTCAACGGCGGTGAGGCCTACTTAGCCGGCACCGCCGAGGTGTTGCTCAACTACCTGCACGCCGGGGAGATTCTGCCCGAGGGTGAAGTGCCCAAAACCTACTGTGCGCTTTCGCCTTGCTTTCGCAGTGAGGCGGGCTCGGCAGGCAGGGATGTCCGCGGCCTGATGCGCGTACACCAGTTCAACAAGGTCGAACAGTATGTGCTCTGCCGGGCCGACCTGGAAGAATCCAAAAAGTGGTTCGACACCTTGCTTTCCATCTCGGAGAGCATTCTGCAAGCCCTCGAGCTGCCCTACCGGGTGCTCGAGGTATCCACCGGCGATATGGGCCTGGGCAAGTACCGCCAGGTAGACCTGGAGACCTGGGTTCCCAGCGAAAACCGCTACCGCGAGACCCACTCCTGCTCGGCCCTCCTGGACTGGCAAGCCCGGCGCGCCAACCTGCGCTACCGCGAGGCTGGCAAGGTGCGCTACGCCTACACCCTCAACAACACCGCCCTGGCCACCCCCCGCATCCTGGTCATGCTGCTGGAAAACCACCAAAACGAAGACGGCACGGTCAATGTGCCCAAGGCCGTACAACCTTATTTTGGCAAGGAAAAGCTCGAGCCTACCCCCTGA
- the gatC gene encoding Asp-tRNA(Asn)/Glu-tRNA(Gln) amidotransferase subunit GatC, with protein MEITPELVKNLARLSRLALTPEEEAKLGGELRSIVGFFEKLSELNTQGLPEMARPVEITNRLRPDEIRPSLSQAEALSVAIEQAEGQFKVPRVIE; from the coding sequence ATGGAGATTACGCCAGAACTGGTCAAAAACCTGGCTAGGCTTTCGCGGCTGGCGCTCACCCCCGAGGAAGAAGCCAAGCTGGGGGGCGAGTTGCGCTCGATAGTCGGTTTTTTTGAGAAACTGAGCGAGCTGAACACCCAGGGCTTGCCCGAGATGGCCCGCCCGGTGGAAATCACCAACCGCCTGCGGCCCGACGAAATTCGGCCTTCCTTAAGCCAAGCAGAAGCCCTGTCGGTGGCCATCGAACAAGCAGAAGGCCAGTTCAAGGTACCCAGGGTGATCGAATAA
- a CDS encoding pyridoxal-dependent decarboxylase produces the protein MSPEEFKRLGYQLIDFIAEYRSRIEDMPVMAQVQPGAIKARFPSRPPEQATGFEGVQEDLEALFPGLTHWQSPHFFAWFPSNAPLSSVLADMVATGLGQTGITWQASPALTEVEEVMTDWLRQMLGLPEQFQGVIQDTASTATLVALLTAREWATGQSQDRGGLQAEPRPLTVYVSDQAHSSVPKAALLAGFGRENLRLIETDEAHAMRLDALEATLQRDLAEGRKPCAVVAAVGTTNTTAIDPVRKIAELCQEHGIWLHVDAAMAGSAMILPECRWMWDGVEHADSIVLNPHKWLGVAMDCSLYYVREPQHLIRAMSTSPSYLHSAADGQVKNYKDWGIPLGRRFRALKIWFALREHGVEGLQARLRRDLENAKWLEAQVKATPGWELLAPVPLQTVCVRYDPGGLSPEQLDRHTQDWVARLNRSGRAFLTPALLKGRWMVRVSIGAEATERPHVEALWALMQQEAQRVEIGT, from the coding sequence ATGTCGCCGGAAGAGTTCAAGCGCCTGGGATACCAACTGATTGACTTCATCGCCGAGTACCGCAGCCGCATCGAAGATATGCCGGTGATGGCGCAAGTCCAGCCAGGGGCCATCAAAGCCCGCTTTCCCTCGAGGCCCCCCGAGCAGGCCACGGGTTTTGAGGGCGTACAAGAAGACCTCGAGGCCTTGTTTCCGGGCCTGACCCACTGGCAAAGCCCCCATTTCTTTGCCTGGTTTCCCTCCAACGCCCCGCTTTCTTCGGTGCTGGCCGATATGGTTGCCACGGGTCTGGGCCAGACCGGCATCACCTGGCAGGCCAGCCCGGCCCTGACCGAGGTCGAGGAGGTCATGACCGACTGGCTGCGCCAGATGTTGGGCTTACCCGAGCAGTTCCAGGGGGTGATTCAGGACACCGCCTCCACCGCTACTTTGGTGGCACTGCTCACCGCGCGGGAATGGGCCACCGGCCAGTCCCAAGACCGGGGGGGGCTCCAGGCCGAGCCCAGACCCCTCACGGTCTACGTGTCCGACCAGGCCCACAGTTCGGTGCCCAAGGCGGCCTTGCTGGCCGGTTTTGGCCGCGAAAACCTGCGCCTGATCGAGACCGATGAGGCTCACGCCATGCGGCTGGATGCGCTCGAGGCCACCCTGCAACGCGACCTGGCCGAAGGCCGCAAGCCCTGCGCGGTGGTAGCGGCGGTGGGCACCACCAATACCACGGCCATTGACCCGGTGCGAAAAATTGCCGAGCTGTGCCAAGAACACGGCATCTGGCTGCACGTGGATGCGGCCATGGCGGGCTCCGCCATGATTTTGCCGGAGTGCCGCTGGATGTGGGACGGGGTCGAACACGCCGACTCTATCGTCCTCAACCCCCACAAGTGGCTGGGGGTGGCCATGGATTGCTCGCTCTACTACGTGCGCGAGCCCCAGCACCTGATCCGGGCCATGTCCACCAGCCCTTCCTACCTGCACTCGGCGGCTGATGGGCAGGTGAAAAACTACAAAGACTGGGGTATTCCTCTAGGGCGTCGCTTTCGGGCCCTCAAGATCTGGTTTGCCCTGCGCGAGCACGGGGTAGAGGGGCTCCAGGCGCGGCTGCGGCGCGACCTCGAAAATGCCAAGTGGCTCGAGGCCCAGGTAAAGGCAACCCCAGGCTGGGAGCTGTTGGCGCCGGTGCCCTTGCAGACGGTGTGCGTGCGCTACGACCCAGGGGGCCTGAGCCCGGAGCAGCTTGACCGGCACACCCAGGACTGGGTAGCCCGCCTCAACCGTTCGGGTCGGGCTTTCCTGACCCCGGCCCTGCTCAAAGGTCGCTGGATGGTGCGGGTCTCGATTGGGGCCGAGGCCACCGAACGCCCGCACGTGGAGGCGCTGTGGGCCCTGATGCAACAAGAAGCCCAGAGGGTGGAAATTGGCACCTGA
- the mnmD gene encoding tRNA (5-methylaminomethyl-2-thiouridine)(34)-methyltransferase MnmD has protein sequence MAPDQSLFYQPLRTEDGSPTLVHPVFGEAYSSRHGAWMQANELYLKLTQTHLHPSPRVLEIGFGLGMNFRATLENCLQRGVYLEYMSYEAFPVSREILALVEVPLCPQARLIWAEVLANWPLHPQAPLTMEGAWGRLEVRFEDVTAANFPAQWATALYFDPFSPKVNPEPWQLGVLQKLSRAAQQGAQLATYSVSGCFRRDLLAAGFTVQKVPGVGKKAWTVAEHLGSTISLL, from the coding sequence TTGGCACCTGACCAATCCCTTTTCTACCAGCCCTTGCGAACCGAGGACGGCTCACCGACCCTGGTGCATCCGGTGTTTGGCGAGGCCTACAGCTCCCGGCACGGGGCCTGGATGCAGGCCAACGAGCTCTATCTGAAACTAACCCAGACCCACCTACATCCCTCGCCGCGCGTTTTGGAAATCGGCTTTGGGCTGGGGATGAATTTTCGGGCCACGCTGGAAAACTGCTTGCAGCGGGGAGTGTACCTGGAGTACATGAGTTACGAGGCTTTTCCGGTCTCGAGGGAGATTCTGGCCTTGGTAGAGGTGCCCCTTTGCCCCCAGGCTCGGCTTATATGGGCAGAGGTACTCGCCAACTGGCCCCTCCATCCGCAGGCCCCTCTGACCATGGAGGGGGCTTGGGGTCGGCTCGAGGTTCGCTTTGAAGATGTAACCGCGGCCAATTTTCCGGCTCAGTGGGCTACCGCGCTCTACTTTGACCCCTTCAGCCCCAAGGTCAACCCCGAACCCTGGCAGCTTGGTGTACTGCAAAAGCTATCCCGGGCCGCCCAGCAAGGTGCACAGCTGGCGACCTACTCGGTCTCGGGCTGCTTCCGCCGCGACCTTTTGGCTGCGGGCTTTACCGTGCAAAAGGTACCGGGGGTGGGGAAGAAGGCCTGGACGGTGGCTGAGCATCTCGGATCCACCATCAGTCTCCTGTAG